A part of Streptomyces sp. NBC_00557 genomic DNA contains:
- a CDS encoding Hsp20/alpha crystallin family protein, whose product MALPARRPSGRLAERPFPGWMRDPLAEFHALVNRMGSLLESTLGRVPATPGAPPWTPVAAGMPWSPPADFSETDDAYLFEIDLPGVQREDIDIELGDRELIISGEIRQREQTGTIHQAMRRTGRFEYRMPLPGEADGDHIEATLRDGVLTVRIPKTRTAGNRSAGITSGE is encoded by the coding sequence ATGGCTCTGCCTGCACGACGCCCCTCCGGCAGGCTTGCCGAGCGGCCGTTCCCCGGCTGGATGAGGGACCCGCTGGCCGAGTTCCACGCCCTGGTCAACCGCATGGGGTCGCTGCTGGAGTCCACGCTCGGCAGGGTGCCCGCCACCCCGGGCGCGCCGCCCTGGACACCCGTGGCCGCGGGCATGCCCTGGTCCCCGCCGGCCGACTTCTCCGAGACGGACGACGCCTACCTGTTCGAGATCGACCTGCCCGGTGTGCAGCGGGAGGACATCGACATCGAGCTGGGCGACCGCGAGCTGATCATCAGCGGCGAGATCAGGCAACGGGAGCAGACCGGCACCATCCACCAGGCCATGAGGCGTACGGGCCGCTTCGAGTACCGGATGCCGCTGCCCGGCGAGGCCGACGGCGACCACATCGAGGCGACGCTCCGGGACGGCGTGCTGACCGTCAGGATTCCCAAGACCCGGACCGCCGGGAACCGCAGTGCCGGGATCACGTCCGGCGAGTGA
- a CDS encoding DUF4142 domain-containing protein: MHRTRTSAALTLTALCGVLPAAAPAFAAGPSTQDTSFVRAAHQGNLAEIAAGKDAANHATTACVRQVAAKFVTDHTKLDSDVRALARKLNVSLPSGPSAAQRRSLAAVQRKAGTSGYDAAWLKLQSAAHTETLAMIDREISRGSSSAAVAAAKATRPVVKMHLAMVSGGTCHTPGASTAVHAGVATGAAGGGSTMSVAALGAGGGLTAAAAAWYLRSRRRATAGR; the protein is encoded by the coding sequence ATGCACCGGACAAGGACCTCGGCCGCGCTCACCCTGACCGCGCTCTGCGGCGTCTTGCCGGCCGCCGCGCCCGCGTTCGCCGCCGGCCCGAGCACGCAGGACACGTCGTTCGTGCGCGCCGCCCACCAGGGCAACCTCGCGGAGATCGCCGCGGGCAAGGACGCCGCGAACCACGCCACCACCGCCTGTGTGCGCCAGGTCGCCGCGAAGTTCGTCACCGACCACACCAAGCTCGACTCGGACGTCCGGGCGCTGGCGCGCAAGCTGAACGTCTCGCTGCCCAGCGGCCCGAGCGCCGCGCAGCGCCGGTCGCTCGCCGCCGTACAGCGCAAGGCGGGCACCTCCGGATACGACGCGGCGTGGCTCAAGCTGCAGTCCGCCGCGCACACCGAGACGCTGGCCATGATCGACCGGGAGATCTCCAGGGGCTCCAGCTCCGCGGCCGTCGCCGCCGCCAAGGCCACGCGGCCCGTGGTCAAGATGCACCTGGCCATGGTGAGCGGCGGAACCTGCCACACGCCCGGCGCCTCCACGGCCGTGCATGCCGGCGTCGCCACGGGTGCCGCCGGCGGCGGCAGCACCATGAGCGTGGCGGCCCTCGGTGCGGGCGGTGGGCTGACCGCCGCCGCGGCGGCCTGGTACCTGCGCTCCAGGCGCCGGGCGACCGCGGGGCGCTGA
- a CDS encoding DoxX family membrane protein, protein MAKRNTEGPSTFTRQPAQRAPAERVTAGDFGLLLLRLTFGLLMAGHGSQKLFGLFGGRGLAATGRGFESLGYRPGKVYAVIGGLSEFLGGLGLAVGLLTPLAAAALIGVMINAMATVTGAHGLWETDGGVEYSVGIAVVALAVAAVGPGRLALDRFLPWGTGGWAEAACALGVGGAAAAVTLAL, encoded by the coding sequence ATGGCGAAGCGCAACACGGAAGGGCCTTCGACCTTCACGCGGCAGCCGGCACAGCGGGCGCCTGCGGAGCGGGTGACCGCCGGCGACTTCGGCCTGCTGCTCCTCAGGCTGACGTTCGGGCTGCTGATGGCCGGGCACGGCTCGCAGAAGCTCTTCGGGCTCTTCGGAGGCCGGGGTCTGGCGGCCACCGGCAGGGGATTCGAGTCCCTGGGTTACCGCCCGGGGAAGGTCTACGCGGTGATCGGCGGGCTGTCGGAGTTCCTCGGTGGCCTGGGCCTGGCCGTCGGGCTGCTCACGCCGCTCGCGGCCGCCGCCCTGATCGGCGTGATGATCAACGCGATGGCGACCGTCACCGGCGCCCACGGCCTGTGGGAGACGGACGGTGGCGTGGAGTACAGCGTCGGGATCGCCGTCGTCGCCCTGGCCGTCGCCGCGGTCGGCCCCGGCCGGCTGGCGCTCGACCGGTTCCTCCCCTGGGGCACCGGCGGCTGGGCGGAAGCCGCCTGCGCCCTCGGTGTGGGAGGCGCCGCCGCGGCGGTCACGCTGGCCCTGTGA
- a CDS encoding VOC family protein has translation MNQDTTHSPDAADLVSTPSVFGAPCWVSLGSRALEVTQDFYGAVMGWRWRPARLGDRFRTALAGDVPVAGIAEVAGMWQMAVAWTPYFAVTNADQAVSRVRERSGTVAVGPISFPPGRAALVADRDGATFGVWQGRLVTEWEAWRQAGSTFITLHTRDAFDAAIFYGQVLDWASGIPGCCEVEYAGGGVLLRHQGDIVARIESGAVEAPPDPSVRPHWQVHFAVPEVEPCARAAEHHGGSVLYEGEDEAVLRDPDGAQFTVTSRRLR, from the coding sequence ATGAACCAGGACACGACACACTCACCGGACGCGGCGGACCTCGTCTCCACGCCTTCCGTGTTCGGCGCTCCCTGCTGGGTGAGTCTCGGCAGCCGCGCCCTGGAGGTGACGCAGGACTTCTACGGGGCCGTCATGGGCTGGCGGTGGCGCCCGGCCCGACTGGGCGACCGGTTCCGCACCGCGTTGGCGGGCGACGTGCCCGTCGCGGGGATCGCGGAGGTCGCCGGCATGTGGCAGATGGCCGTGGCCTGGACGCCGTACTTCGCGGTGACGAACGCCGACCAGGCGGTGTCCCGCGTGCGCGAGCGCAGCGGGACCGTGGCGGTGGGGCCGATCTCCTTCCCGCCCGGAAGAGCGGCGCTGGTCGCGGACCGCGACGGGGCCACGTTCGGGGTCTGGCAGGGCCGGCTCGTCACCGAGTGGGAGGCATGGCGGCAGGCGGGATCCACGTTCATCACCCTGCACACCCGCGACGCCTTCGACGCCGCCATCTTCTACGGCCAGGTCCTCGACTGGGCGTCGGGCATCCCCGGCTGCTGCGAGGTCGAGTACGCGGGCGGCGGGGTGCTGCTGCGCCATCAGGGCGACATCGTGGCCCGCATCGAGTCGGGCGCGGTGGAGGCGCCGCCCGACCCGTCGGTCCGGCCGCACTGGCAGGTCCATTTCGCCGTACCCGAGGTGGAACCGTGCGCCCGGGCGGCGGAGCACCACGGCGGCAGCGTCCTGTACGAGGGCGAGGACGAAGCCGTGCTGCGCGATCCCGACGGCGCCCAGTTCACCGTGACCTCACGCCGGCTGCGCTGA
- a CDS encoding MBL fold metallo-hydrolase: MHHWLRLTLLGVGAMNSPRFAPAGLLLRCPGHRVAFDGGPGAEPPPGRLDAWLVTDESSELRSALRQRAALRDVRVRAGDFQAGEVEVRRCPVAHTSHPAYGYLIRAGDVTAVWAPEFWECPAWAAGADLMFAEAAAWDRPIRFRGGVGGHAGVQAVGEWAARHGVRRLVYAHIGRPTLRAIDAGLRPPAGEWGVEGRTYSLRFTPCRLKG, translated from the coding sequence ATGCATCACTGGCTGCGGCTGACGCTCCTCGGCGTCGGAGCGATGAACTCGCCGCGGTTCGCCCCGGCGGGCCTGCTGCTGCGCTGCCCGGGACACCGGGTGGCCTTCGACGGCGGCCCCGGGGCCGAACCGCCGCCCGGACGCCTGGACGCGTGGCTGGTCACCGACGAGAGCTCCGAACTGCGGTCCGCCCTGCGGCAACGGGCGGCCCTGCGCGATGTCCGCGTCCGCGCGGGCGACTTCCAGGCCGGTGAGGTCGAGGTGCGCCGCTGCCCGGTGGCCCACACCTCCCACCCGGCGTACGGCTACCTCATCCGCGCCGGGGACGTGACGGCGGTGTGGGCACCGGAGTTCTGGGAGTGCCCGGCCTGGGCCGCGGGGGCGGACCTGATGTTCGCCGAGGCCGCCGCCTGGGACCGGCCCATACGGTTCCGGGGCGGTGTGGGCGGCCACGCCGGCGTGCAGGCGGTGGGGGAGTGGGCGGCACGGCACGGAGTACGACGCCTCGTCTACGCCCATATCGGCCGCCCCACCCTGCGGGCCATCGACGCCGGCCTGCGGCCACCGGCCGGGGAGTGGGGCGTCGAGGGCCGCACCTACTCCCTGCGCTTCACCCCATGTCGGCTGAAGGGGTGA
- a CDS encoding site-2 protease family protein has product MGATFTLGRIAGIRVGIHWSVLIIFALIAFGLAQGRLPRAHPGEPGWAYWLTGLATAVVFLLSLLAHEISHMLVARRHGVGGDEITLWLLGGAARLHSEAPTPVAELRIAGVGPLVSLLLGGVFVLLTWWAHALRGPVLLVEALGWLAGINVLLAVFNVLPAAPLDGGRLLRALVWWRTGNRLRATGIATGAGRVLGWILVAVGLYEVLQGGFGGGLWLMLIGWFMVAMATMEGSQAGLRELLRSVPVRQAMTADPVTVPAGTTVRDFLGGPPWRYRHSAFPVTDETGRPLGLVGVRSAGRVPVEDRGSATVDTVMIPVGDIPTACPDDPLVQLLPALDTSPARRALVLAEGRLVGIVSSSDVSRVLTWLSSAAPPGAGLRTAP; this is encoded by the coding sequence GTGGGCGCGACCTTCACACTCGGCCGGATCGCCGGCATCCGCGTCGGCATCCACTGGAGCGTGCTGATCATCTTCGCCCTGATCGCCTTCGGTCTGGCGCAGGGGCGCCTTCCCCGTGCCCACCCGGGCGAGCCGGGCTGGGCGTACTGGCTCACGGGACTGGCGACCGCCGTGGTGTTCCTGCTGTCCCTGCTGGCCCACGAGATCAGCCACATGCTGGTGGCCCGTCGCCACGGCGTCGGCGGTGACGAGATCACGCTGTGGCTGCTGGGCGGGGCGGCACGCCTGCACAGCGAGGCGCCCACCCCCGTGGCGGAACTGCGCATCGCGGGAGTCGGGCCGCTGGTCAGCCTGCTGCTGGGCGGCGTGTTCGTCCTGCTCACCTGGTGGGCCCACGCGCTGCGCGGCCCGGTGCTGCTGGTGGAGGCGCTGGGCTGGCTCGCCGGCATCAACGTCCTGCTGGCGGTGTTCAACGTGCTGCCCGCCGCGCCCCTCGACGGTGGCCGGCTGCTGCGGGCGCTGGTGTGGTGGCGCACCGGCAACCGCCTGCGGGCCACCGGGATCGCCACCGGCGCCGGACGCGTCCTGGGCTGGATCCTGGTGGCCGTCGGGCTCTACGAGGTGCTGCAGGGCGGGTTCGGGGGCGGCCTGTGGCTGATGCTGATCGGCTGGTTCATGGTGGCCATGGCGACGATGGAGGGCAGCCAGGCCGGTCTGCGCGAGCTGCTGCGCTCCGTGCCGGTCCGGCAGGCCATGACCGCGGACCCCGTGACCGTTCCGGCCGGCACGACCGTCCGGGACTTCCTCGGCGGCCCGCCGTGGCGCTACCGGCACTCCGCCTTCCCGGTCACCGACGAGACGGGCCGTCCGCTCGGGCTGGTCGGCGTGCGGAGCGCGGGACGGGTGCCGGTGGAGGACCGGGGCTCGGCCACGGTCGACACCGTGATGATCCCGGTCGGCGACATCCCGACCGCCTGCCCCGACGATCCCCTGGTCCAGCTCCTGCCGGCCCTGGACACGAGCCCGGCGCGCCGCGCGCTGGTGCTGGCGGAGGGCCGCCTCGTGGGCATCGTCAGCAGCTCGGACGTCAGCCGCGTCCTCACCTGGCTCTCCTCGGCGGCACCACCGGGCGCGGGCCTGAGAACGGCGCCCTGA
- a CDS encoding AAA family ATPase: MATGVDLAVLVGLQASGKSTFYERCLSDRYALVSKDLFPRGARNRQQRQMRLVAEHLAVGRPVAVDNTNPSPAEWGPLVEAAHAHGATATAYWFPPDVTGSLRRNAAREGRERVPDVGVLATLKRLREPTAADGFDAVREVRFDGRGGFEVRR; this comes from the coding sequence ATGGCCACTGGAGTGGATCTGGCCGTGCTGGTCGGGCTGCAGGCTTCCGGGAAGTCCACCTTCTACGAGCGGTGTCTGTCCGACCGGTACGCGCTGGTCAGCAAGGACCTGTTCCCGCGGGGCGCCAGGAACAGGCAGCAGCGGCAGATGCGGCTCGTCGCCGAGCACCTCGCGGTCGGCAGGCCGGTGGCGGTGGACAACACCAATCCGTCGCCGGCGGAGTGGGGCCCGCTGGTGGAGGCGGCCCACGCCCACGGGGCGACGGCGACCGCGTACTGGTTCCCGCCGGACGTGACCGGCTCGCTGCGCCGCAACGCGGCCCGCGAGGGCCGGGAGCGCGTCCCGGACGTCGGCGTCCTGGCCACGCTGAAGCGCCTGCGCGAGCCGACGGCGGCGGACGGATTCGACGCGGTGCGCGAGGTGCGGTTCGACGGCCGCGGGGGCTTCGAGGTGCGCCGCTGA
- a CDS encoding antibiotic biosynthesis monooxygenase — MEEHFVWVTTRRIRPGTLEDFEKAWRPGAHPQGMRRAYAYWSEDGQEITGVSFWDSQESCDAWRASEPEEQRRAAMAPYVVEEREGFYRGRELAVPGSSG; from the coding sequence ATGGAGGAGCACTTCGTCTGGGTGACGACTCGCCGCATTCGGCCGGGCACCCTGGAGGACTTCGAGAAGGCGTGGCGGCCGGGCGCCCATCCGCAGGGGATGCGCCGCGCCTACGCCTACTGGTCCGAGGACGGCCAGGAGATCACCGGGGTGTCGTTCTGGGACTCCCAGGAGTCGTGCGACGCGTGGCGCGCCTCCGAACCGGAGGAACAGCGGCGTGCCGCCATGGCGCCGTACGTCGTGGAGGAGCGGGAGGGCTTCTACCGTGGCCGGGAGCTCGCCGTTCCCGGCAGCTCCGGGTGA